The following are encoded together in the Candidatus Poribacteria bacterium genome:
- a CDS encoding CehA/McbA family metallohydrolase — protein MITLPQEEDAAKPFRMEVEVDRGVATYPYPLPEKSADEFLDDERKGWGETQNNSSSPAHVEVTATPSATMKVKNHDETLGAVKWGELEEKGKIAPNERVQVEIVDSGRNWVHTTVVDDETNQPIPCRIHFRSPKGIPYAPHGHHAHVNSNNGTWHIDVGGDVRLGQISYAYTDGTCQGWLPRGEVIVDVARGYEYEPLRTKVEIQPGQRELTLRLKRWCNMNAERYFSGDTHVHFLSTQGSHTEAQGEDLNVVNLLLSQWGHLFTNTEEFIGRPTVSDDGRSIVYATQENRQHLLGHLTLLGLKEQVSPWCSDGPGEAELGGNMETTLSHWADACHAQGGTVVLPHIPNPNCEPATLIATNRVDAVEYLTEAMYGHIEYYRYLNCGYKLPLVGGTDKMTSDVPVGVYRTYVHIPDDQEFNYDNWCKYLRAGNTFLSGGPIIRLTVDGQPIGSTINLPGNGGTGIHIPHSHVRNCSGGEGCRLDSGE, from the coding sequence ATGATTACTTTGCCACAGGAGGAAGATGCGGCGAAGCCTTTCCGCATGGAGGTAGAGGTTGACCGCGGTGTGGCGACCTATCCCTATCCGCTGCCGGAGAAGTCTGCGGACGAATTTCTTGATGACGAACGGAAAGGCTGGGGCGAAACACAGAATAACAGTAGCAGTCCCGCCCATGTCGAAGTGACAGCGACCCCATCGGCGACAATGAAGGTCAAGAATCACGACGAAACGTTAGGCGCGGTAAAATGGGGAGAGCTTGAGGAGAAAGGGAAGATCGCACCAAACGAGCGGGTGCAGGTCGAAATCGTTGACAGCGGCAGAAACTGGGTACACACAACGGTAGTCGATGATGAAACCAATCAGCCGATTCCGTGCCGTATCCACTTCCGTTCCCCAAAAGGGATACCTTACGCGCCGCACGGACACCACGCACACGTCAACTCAAACAACGGCACTTGGCATATTGATGTCGGTGGAGATGTGCGGTTGGGACAGATCTCCTACGCCTACACCGACGGAACGTGCCAAGGCTGGCTGCCGCGTGGCGAGGTCATCGTTGATGTTGCAAGAGGCTACGAATATGAGCCGTTACGGACAAAGGTTGAGATTCAGCCGGGTCAACGCGAACTGACGCTGCGGCTCAAGCGTTGGTGCAACATGAACGCCGAGAGGTACTTCAGCGGGGACACCCATGTCCATTTCCTTTCAACGCAAGGCTCCCACACGGAGGCGCAAGGCGAAGACCTGAACGTTGTCAACCTGCTGCTCTCTCAATGGGGACACCTCTTCACCAACACAGAGGAGTTCATTGGCCGTCCGACTGTCTCCGACGATGGTCGCAGTATCGTCTACGCCACGCAGGAAAATCGTCAACATCTGCTTGGGCATCTCACGCTGCTCGGCTTAAAAGAGCAGGTGAGTCCATGGTGTTCTGATGGTCCCGGTGAAGCAGAACTCGGTGGTAACATGGAGACGACACTCTCGCATTGGGCGGATGCCTGCCACGCACAGGGCGGCACCGTTGTCTTGCCCCACATCCCGAACCCCAACTGTGAACCAGCGACATTGATTGCCACCAATCGTGTAGATGCAGTCGAGTACCTGACCGAAGCGATGTACGGTCACATCGAGTATTACCGCTATCTCAACTGCGGTTACAAACTGCCTTTGGTCGGTGGAACAGACAAGATGACCAGTGACGTGCCTGTCGGTGTATATCGCACGTATGTCCACATCCCCGACGATCAGGAATTCAACTACGATAACTGGTGTAAGTATCTCCGCGCCGGAAACACTTTCCTCAGCGGTGGTCCCATCATTCGCTTGACGGTTGATGGACAACCTATCGGGAGTACAATCAACCTGCCGGGCAACGGCGGTACGGGAATCCATATTCCCCATTCACACGTTAGAAATTGTTCAGGCGGGGAGGGTTGTCGCCTCGACAGCGGAGAATAA
- a CDS encoding hydantoinase B/oxoprolinase family protein, with amino-acid sequence MSKIDPITREIMQNALASAADEMAMALYRTAYSTIVRDCLDYSTSLCNADGEMIAQGVTIPLHLGSVPFAMETLFKKFDGDMQPGDVFILNDPFDGGMHIPDIFIVKPIFWEDERIGFAVSTAHHLDLGGRLPGSSACDNTEIFQDGFRIPWLKLYHAGEPDAAIFTLLRANVRVPQMAIGDLRAQLAACHIGERAVHTLIQRYGLETFTSCANSLIDYTERLVRAEIASWPNGSHTFTDYMDSDGVGGPPVRLTVTMTVEGDTLTADFTGTNPQVRGAINNTLSFTASVVALCVRSVIREDIPNTAGMFKPLKIIAPAGTVVHGVMPAASSMRGITGFRLVDTIFGALAGLLPDQVLAAGEGGNSLVIIGGQREDRTPYVYYELMSGTWGARPDRDGIDGLCNPANVASNIPIEQAESEYPVHIERYGYVPDSGGAGKFRGGLGLEREWRLLSGEAHLAIRSDRRDHLPYGLYGGKPGRGSINVLHHDDGEEEVLQTMISTSMEADERIYHRQAGGGGWGDPLLRPPADVVRDVKNGKVSLQAAREAYGVVLDEVSLAVDKAATTALRGQTYADKRKAAP; translated from the coding sequence ATGTCTAAGATCGACCCGATTACGCGCGAAATTATGCAAAACGCCCTGGCGTCGGCTGCCGACGAAATGGCGATGGCATTATACCGCACCGCCTATTCAACCATTGTTCGCGACTGCCTCGACTACTCAACCTCCCTTTGTAACGCCGACGGCGAAATGATTGCACAGGGCGTAACCATTCCCCTCCACCTCGGCTCTGTTCCCTTCGCGATGGAAACGCTGTTTAAGAAATTCGACGGCGATATGCAGCCCGGCGACGTCTTTATCCTCAACGATCCCTTCGATGGTGGGATGCACATCCCGGATATCTTCATCGTTAAACCCATCTTTTGGGAGGATGAACGTATCGGATTTGCCGTCAGCACCGCCCACCACTTGGATTTGGGCGGACGTTTGCCCGGCAGCTCCGCCTGTGATAACACCGAAATCTTCCAAGATGGCTTCCGCATCCCGTGGTTAAAACTGTATCATGCCGGCGAACCCGATGCAGCAATCTTCACACTGCTCCGTGCGAATGTCCGTGTGCCGCAGATGGCTATCGGAGACTTGCGAGCACAACTGGCAGCCTGTCATATCGGTGAGCGCGCGGTGCACACACTGATTCAACGCTACGGACTGGAGACCTTTACCTCCTGTGCCAATTCACTCATCGACTATACCGAGCGGTTGGTCCGCGCAGAGATCGCCTCATGGCCCAACGGCAGCCATACCTTCACAGACTACATGGACAGCGATGGCGTCGGGGGACCGCCTGTCCGCCTGACAGTGACAATGACAGTGGAGGGCGATACCCTTACCGCTGATTTTACCGGCACAAACCCACAGGTCCGGGGGGCCATCAACAACACCCTCTCCTTTACCGCATCAGTAGTCGCGCTGTGCGTCCGATCGGTGATACGGGAGGATATTCCGAACACAGCGGGTATGTTCAAACCGCTGAAAATTATTGCGCCGGCGGGGACAGTGGTTCACGGTGTCATGCCGGCTGCGTCCTCAATGCGCGGCATCACCGGATTCAGGTTGGTGGACACCATCTTCGGCGCATTAGCAGGCTTACTGCCAGACCAAGTGTTAGCCGCCGGCGAAGGAGGCAATTCCCTCGTAATAATTGGCGGACAACGGGAGGATCGGACGCCGTATGTCTACTACGAACTGATGTCGGGGACATGGGGAGCGCGTCCCGACCGCGATGGGATCGACGGACTGTGCAACCCCGCCAACGTTGCCAGCAATATCCCGATCGAGCAAGCGGAATCCGAATATCCGGTACATATTGAACGCTACGGATATGTTCCGGATAGCGGCGGTGCGGGCAAATTCCGCGGTGGCCTTGGGCTTGAACGCGAATGGCGACTACTTTCCGGTGAAGCACACCTCGCCATCCGTTCTGACCGTAGAGACCATCTACCCTATGGTCTCTACGGCGGGAAGCCGGGCAGAGGTTCGATTAATGTCCTCCATCACGACGACGGTGAGGAGGAGGTACTGCAGACCATGATATCCACATCTATGGAAGCGGACGAGCGGATCTATCACCGTCAGGCAGGGGGAGGTGGATGGGGCGACCCGCTGCTGCGTCCGCCGGCTGATGTGGTACGCGATGTCAAGAACGGCAAGGTCTCACTTCAAGCAGCACGGGAAGCGTATGGCGTGGTCCTCGACGAGGTATCGCTGGCAGTGGACAAAGCCGCCACCACAGCGCTTCGCGGACAAACATACGCAGATAAACGGAAAGCAGCGCCATGA